TGGTTGGTCTCGCTCTTCGCCTCGGCGTCAGCCAGCAAGGACTGCACGTACACCAGGTGGCGCTCGAGCTTGAGGCGGTCCTTGTCGACGCCCCACATGCGAGTGATGCTCTGCACGAGAGCGTCAGCCGCCTTGCCGACGACGCCGCGCACCACGGGGAGCAGCAGCGACTCTGCCATGTTTCCTTGCTCGCAGGGCTTCCTTGCTCTTCCTCACAGGCTCAACCACAGGGAGATCTGAGAAGAGGCAACAGGTGATGGAAACAAGGAAGAGACTTGCTGGTAGGTGCAATAATGCAAGCTGGACTGAAGGCAAGTGGGTAACAGTGACGGGGAAGATATTTCGTGGCAATTGTTGACTTGCATCATTGCGTGGCAATTGATCGCATCGGTGCACAAGCTCAATAAATGATTTCATCCGGTACAAAATAAGAGGCGGAACGATGCAGAGCAAAGGAAACCACAGCACTACAGCGAAGGACAGCACACGCTCCCGCTCCCAATGCAAGCCATCCGGTCAGGCATTTTTACAAGCACCCGGCGCGCCCGACTACAAGATAGGACAGGGAATGCGGTCAACGAAATTGAAAGGAGAGAAGGAAGCAGGTGCGGTCGGCTAGCTCTGGTGCGCGCCGGGGCCGAAGACGCAGCCCAGGCCGACCAGCCGACGCCGACGCATGGCGAGATAGGCCAACGGAGGACCTCGCGATGTGCCGAGCCGACGCCGACGCATTGCGCGAAGGTGAGCGAGCCTGCCCATTTTAGCGGCGTCGCCGTGGGGCGGCGGGCAAGCTGCGGCGATCTGGGTCCAGGCACAAGCAAGCTATTTTATTTTGTCTACAATTTCAAAACTGCCACTACAGAATTGCAAAGTGACACggcattttatttttctaattatAAACTATGCTGAGTTGCTGACGACGGCTAAAGCGACGGCAGCAGATCATGTTGACGGCTAAAGAGTGGTGTGCACACCACCAACCTCACTCTGACTCAAATACAAGTCGTTTAGAGAAAGATACGCACGACGGCCATTAACGGGCAATTGATTTGGTTGTGATCGATGGATTTATTTGGTTGTATTCGATGGTCTGGGCCTAGGATATGTTATGTTGGTATGACGAAAGGCTACAGGTCGAGAGCTAGAATCGAGTGGTCGCTTTCGAAAGGTAAACTTCACGGAACACCAAGACAAAGGGCATATAAAGACGCTACCACATCATTCAAATGCACCACAATACAAGCACAGGCAGGTTACACAGACGCAAAACTTCCACAGCCTTTTTCTGATTCTGGGGGGCTAGAGGATTTCAGTACAGCTTCTCCGAAACCCAACCAGGGCAGGCGCTGTGAAAAGCAATGGTGCAACAATAAATCTAGAATAATTTTTAATCCTGGTCATCTTCAGCATCCAACCGCTTCCAAGCCTTCTACAAGGTTGCCACTTGCATGATGGTTCCCGACCACTTCACCCTCAAAAACCAGTTGGATCTACAAAACAAAGCAGTGAAGTAGTTCAGAATGATGCAGAGTTTCTAATCCGTAGATCTAGTGAGCATCTGTTGTAGCAGCTAGTATGGACGATTAAGTCCAATGCAAGACCAGATGATAGTGGCAAAGACAAACACAGTAAGGCAAGTGCAGTAAGAGCAAATGATTATGCAAAAATGTTTACTACATTTGGCAGCTATGAACAAGATGCAAGGCATGATAATATGTTACAGAAACAGCAAGGCAAGTACAACCATTTGTTGCAAAAGCTCAAATGGAAACATTTTGAAATTTGTTATACAATCGAATTTTCAAAAACAATACCAAGTAATCTGATGCCATGCTATATTTTAGCTGATTCTAATTGAAGATCCTATAGCAAGGATAAAGCTAAGGACAAAAAACTTACAGGCTAGTGGACAAGAAAAGGCTGAGTAAATTTGAACCACAAAAGGGACCACATGACTGTTAAAAGAATGTATTTCACATACCCAGTGAAAGCACTTCATCTTCTGGAATTGTATGCCGTCCCAGTCGACCTGCAATACAAGAGAAATTTACACCTAGTTAGCATTTGAAAGACTAGTCTAAGATTTGACATCACATCACATCAGGAATGGACCATACCTCCCCTGTTGCTTTCCTCCATAACCATGTCTGATATTGCTTGCACCTTTGTCATGTCTTACGCCATTCACAGCAGCCGTGTGCATAGATGGCTGCCCAGTTCGAACTTCATCTGAGAAGCCATTGTCTTGGGTGTTTCTTACTTTGCCTGAAATTGTTACATCACTGACCCCCTGAATGATGTTAAACTGATCAGTGAAGCCATTTCCGGAGGGAATTGCATTTGATGATCTGGAATCAGCTGCAGGCCCtctcttttgccgagtgctttgcGCCACAGGAGTAACAGCAACAGAAGGCAATAATGATGAGTATGGGGCAGAAGATGCCGTAGCAGCAGCAATTTTTGCAGCAGCTGTAGTAGCAGAGATGATCTGTTGTGCTCCTTCACGGAGGTGAATGAAGTCTCCCTCAATCACAAAGAGCTGCAGAAGTAATTCGCATGTCAGACCCACAAACTATCTAGTACTGACAGATTGATTATGCTGTGTGAAAGCAAACCTCTGGATGACTAGCCACAAAATCGTCCAGCTTCCCATATTGCTTCTTATAGTCATGCCAGTGAAGAGGAGCCAACATTTTTCCAAGCCTATTTGGCAGCTGAGAAAAAATTGCACATGAATCAGAATTTAATCTCTACCCTGGCAACTTAATAAGGATAGAAGTAACTCACAGTTGTACTAATTCTGATTGCAGCCTCAGGTCCTGCAGGAACTGCACGTACAATGCAAGCCAATAGAGCTCTCTCATCTAGGAGAGCAGGCTCCTTTGGTACACGAGGTAACTGTGAACCAAAACCACCCACAGCTGATTTCACTGTGTCAACCTGATTTACAACATTAGGATTGAACTCTGCCGCATTGTTTTTGAAATGAATCTGGGGAGTTGCTGTAGAAAAGTTTGAAGGCTTCTGCTGCTGTCTAGGTACAGGCTCAGGTTGCTTGTCAGATGCAGCTCTTTCATCCTGGTTTTAAAGGGGGAGCTCAAATGTGAGATGCTAACAAACAGATTAAAAACTATACAAGAAACTAAGTAAAATAGAAACCTTTGATTCAGTCTTTTGCTCTTGATGTTCAACCATTCCAGTTCGGTTGTTCACATTTGATGGTGAGTCCTGTTCTTTGAAGGCTTTATGCTGCTCATCATAAACTGCATGATCAGCTACGTTCGATTCCACAACCTGTGatgttttcttttaaaaaaatattaatagaGACTAACCGTAAGTTCACGAGTTGATTCTAAATTGCAGAAAAAGCAAACATCAAGAAAACGACTAACCGTAAGTTCATGAGTTGATTCAGCAGGCACACTTGCAGGACTCTGCTGTTGTTTCCCATGGGCATTAAGGTGATCTGGATGGCTAGCCTGGCTTGGCTTGGAGGACAGCTCATCAGTATTAATAGTGGTGGGTTGTAATGCAGTCTGGTCTGATTGGGATGGTTGGTAgtttgtttcatcttgtggTTGTGAGACATTTTGTACTTCCTAAATGAGAATAAATTAATTTCAAAATcagaattggcaccctttaaATTGTGGTGTGCAAAGTGCTTAAAAAATGTAGTTACCTGCTGATTTGCCCAATGTAGGTTAGGTTGAATTGTTGACTGTGACTGAAAACTGCCAAATTGAGGAACACCAGAGTTGGGCGATGCTAAAGGTTGAGGAATGCCTTGATGAATCATATAAGAATGCAACCCAGCAATATGTCCAGGTGGAGCATAACCACCTATGCCCAACAGAGAAGATGGAACGGGTACAGCAGAGGCATTATTgcccttaaaaaaaaagagttacaCATCTTGTAAGTACTTTGTAACAAACAATGTTATGTGTTATATATTCATAAAATACAGAAGCTAACCGAATAATCGTAATTGAAAACATAAAGTTTAGAAAACAGGTAAGGCAAAAATAAGGACACAAGGTACTACAACAACAGTAACTAAAAACAGAAAGGACTCCAGAAACAGGTAAGGCGGAACTGCAATACAGGGAAAGAAAGGCATAATGAATCGCAGTGAGTTTATGTCAAACAAACAACCGTGACTGATTCAAGATTCAACCTTCACCTCCCATTGTTTAAATTGCTTATTGAAATTACTTGAAATCAGTAATACCTTTACAGAGACATCCACAGTTCCATTGTTTTTCAGTTGCTGGTTGCCATCTGCTGTAGCACTACCATTTGAAGCCACGCTGTTCGCTATGCTTTGAACAAATGATGA
The genomic region above belongs to Setaria italica strain Yugu1 chromosome VI, Setaria_italica_v2.0, whole genome shotgun sequence and contains:
- the LOC101765870 gene encoding uncharacterized protein LOC101765870 isoform X2, giving the protein METAAARKEWRAVPDAPLRSNGAKDAADHGKMGQSEDRAIYEEGAGGLDGFCAITIDGSGGLSEDILQQRLQSVVRQREELQQVEIELRAQAIAHPQIIEAQQSFQAAAKEHAAAAAKLKDQLHEREQYILELEMKLNDKDRELNALKIDHQTVWANQDLLREQTKELATVRRERDTSEAERAQHLKQIHDLQEHLREKESQFIALEEQHRVAQENILYKDEQLREAHAWVSQVREMDALQSQSLQVELRERMEQFNQYWISSQQQYAEMQRGLLHTIQQLQLELTEARERSGAPKEGPQVSREGSAESSFVQSIANSVASNGSATADGNQQLKNNGTVDVSVKGNNASAVPVPSSLLGIGGYAPPGHIAGLHSYMIHQGIPQPLASPNSGVPQFGSFQSQSTIQPNLHWANQQEVQNVSQPQDETNYQPSQSDQTALQPTTINTDELSSKPSQASHPDHLNAHGKQQQSPASVPAESTHELTVVESNVADHAVYDEQHKAFKEQDSPSNVNNRTGMVEHQEQKTESKDERAASDKQPEPVPRQQQKPSNFSTATPQIHFKNNAAEFNPNVVNQVDTVKSAVGGFGSQLPRVPKEPALLDERALLACIVRAVPAGPEAAIRISTTLPNRLGKMLAPLHWHDYKKQYGKLDDFVASHPELFVIEGDFIHLREGAQQIISATTAAAKIAAATASSAPYSSLLPSVAVTPVAQSTRQKRGPAADSRSSNAIPSGNGFTDQFNIIQGVSDVTISGKVRNTQDNGFSDEVRTGQPSMHTAAVNGVRHDKGASNIRHGYGGKQQGRSTGTAYNSRR
- the LOC101765870 gene encoding uncharacterized protein LOC101765870 isoform X1, which codes for METAAARKEWRAVPDAPLRSNGAKDAADHGKMGQSEDRAIYEEGAGGLDGFCAITIDGSGGLSEDILQQRLQSVVRQREELQQVEIELRAQAIAHPQIIEAQQSFQAAAKEHAAAAAKLKDQLHEREQYILELEMKLNDKDRELNALKIDHQTVWANQDLLREQTKELATVRRERDTSEAERAQHLKQIHDLQEHLREKESQFIALEEQHRVAQENILYKDEQLREAHAWVSQVREMDALQSQSLQVELRERMEQFNQYWISSQQQYAEMQRGLLHTIQQLQLELTEARERSGAPKEGPQVSREGSAESSFVQSIANSVASNGSATADGNQQLKNNGTVDVSVKGNNASAVPVPSSLLGIGGYAPPGHIAGLHSYMIHQGIPQPLASPNSGVPQFGSFQSQSTIQPNLHWANQQEVQNVSQPQDETNYQPSQSDQTALQPTTINTDELSSKPSQASHPDHLNAHGKQQQSPASVPAESTHELTKTSQVVESNVADHAVYDEQHKAFKEQDSPSNVNNRTGMVEHQEQKTESKDERAASDKQPEPVPRQQQKPSNFSTATPQIHFKNNAAEFNPNVVNQVDTVKSAVGGFGSQLPRVPKEPALLDERALLACIVRAVPAGPEAAIRISTTLPNRLGKMLAPLHWHDYKKQYGKLDDFVASHPELFVIEGDFIHLREGAQQIISATTAAAKIAAATASSAPYSSLLPSVAVTPVAQSTRQKRGPAADSRSSNAIPSGNGFTDQFNIIQGVSDVTISGKVRNTQDNGFSDEVRTGQPSMHTAAVNGVRHDKGASNIRHGYGGKQQGRSTGTAYNSRR